A DNA window from Xyrauchen texanus isolate HMW12.3.18 chromosome 6, RBS_HiC_50CHRs, whole genome shotgun sequence contains the following coding sequences:
- the LOC127645166 gene encoding uncharacterized protein LOC127645166 → MLLCLLSFLYTLGDGSCGEIINPVHTEVYGESGTKITLSCNYSSAFSLYWYRQYPGSTPQFLLLLLENAGKSENMKHGMSMKLNEKKMSMDLEIFSVKVNDTAVYYCARKPTVSGNSTAPYKNVASANMCLPVIVILVLHTGNIFANTITSHGSQKQVLEGESVTLTCNYSGVADNLQWYRKNTKSSPEFLLYIYESGMKSENIPPRLSPRINKDTKQIDLEISSAAVTDSALYYCALKPTVTGKHNNTIQKLETEKCILYLTLTQ, encoded by the exons ATGTTACTATGTTTGCTTAGTTTTCTTTACACGCTTGGAG ATGGCAGCTGTGGAGAGATCATTAATCCTGTCCACACTGAGGTGTATGGGGAGAGTGGAACTAAAATAACACTGTCTTGCAACTACTCCTCAGCCTTTTCTTTATATTGGTATCGTCAGTATCCAGGATCAACTCCCCAGTTCCTTCTTTTGCTACTGGAGAACGCCGGGAAGTCTGAAAACATGAAACATGGAATgtcaatgaaattaaatgaaaagaaaatgtctATGGATCTTGAGATCTTCTCTGTGAAAGTAAACGACACTGCAGTGTACTACTGTGCACGGAAGCCCACAGTGAGTGGAAACTCGACAGCACCGTACAAAAACGT TGCATCAGCCAACATGTGTCTTCCTGTCATTGTTATTTTGGTTCTTCATACAG GGAACATCTTCGCAAACACAATAACGTCCCATGGCTCACAAAAACAAGTTTTAGAGGGTGAAAGTGTAACACTCACATGCAACTACAGCGGTGTAGCCGATAATCTCCAGTGGTACCGCAAAAACACCAAATCTTCACCGGAGTTCCTCCTTTACATCTATGAAAGTGGGATGAAGAGTGAAAACATACCACCACGTTTATCACCAAGAATTAATAAAGACACCAAACAGATTGATTTGGAGATCTCCTCTGCTGCAGTCACAGACTCTGCTCTGTACTACTGTGCCCTGAAGCCCACAGTGACAGGAAAACACAACAACACTATACAAAAACTTGAAacagagaaatgtattttatatttaacattaacacaatga